A single region of the Saprospiraceae bacterium genome encodes:
- a CDS encoding 6-carboxytetrahydropterin synthase — MRVAVFRKAHFNAAHRLHNPNWSDEKNESVFGLCNSPNYHGHNYELEVKVIGEVDPETGYLIDLKVLKDIIHEEIEQRFDHKNLNLDTAEFKELNPTAEHICYVIWQLLRKRLGPQYDLSIRLYETPRNYVEYPV, encoded by the coding sequence ATGAGAGTTGCTGTTTTTCGAAAGGCCCACTTTAATGCTGCCCATCGGTTGCATAATCCCAACTGGTCTGACGAAAAAAATGAAAGTGTTTTTGGCCTTTGCAATAGCCCCAATTACCATGGGCACAACTATGAATTGGAGGTGAAGGTGATCGGAGAGGTCGACCCAGAAACGGGCTACTTAATAGACCTTAAAGTATTAAAAGATATTATTCACGAGGAAATAGAACAACGATTTGATCATAAAAACTTAAACCTGGATACGGCGGAATTCAAGGAACTCAATCCCACCGCCGAACATATTTGTTACGTAATTTGGCAGCTATTGAGGAAGCGTTTAGGGCCGCAATATGACCTAAGCATTCGCTTGTACGAAACGCCAAGAAACTATGTAGAATATCCAGTTTGA
- a CDS encoding sugar phosphate nucleotidyltransferase produces MKAIIPVAGAGTRLRPLTYTQPKPLIPVAGKPIISFLIEQLVDVGIHDFIFIIGYLGEKIKHFVEKTYPELNKTFVTQEERLGSAHAIWTARSYFKDADEVFIFFGDIIIDADFRKIMDHPNSCLGVKKVHDPRSFGVVEFNIDGSVSRVVEKPKIPKSDMAMVGFYKIKEVDSLINALEFNIQHNLRSNGEFPLTDALMRMIEKGIVFSAITVDNWFNCGKKEVLLETNAILLDREGYASNDLPSYDNAIIIHPVSIGEDCQISNAIIGPHATIGHNAVITDAIIKNSIIGNFAFIKEVILQKSVVGNDTAITGLRQSLNIGDNTEIDFSSPEG; encoded by the coding sequence ATGAAAGCGATCATTCCCGTAGCAGGCGCTGGCACTCGATTACGTCCTCTTACCTATACTCAACCCAAACCGCTGATTCCGGTTGCAGGCAAGCCTATTATATCCTTTCTAATTGAGCAATTAGTAGATGTTGGTATTCACGATTTCATTTTTATTATCGGGTATTTAGGAGAAAAAATCAAGCATTTTGTTGAAAAAACCTATCCTGAACTCAACAAAACCTTTGTTACCCAAGAAGAACGTTTGGGTTCTGCTCATGCCATTTGGACGGCTAGATCATATTTTAAAGACGCTGATGAAGTTTTTATTTTTTTTGGTGACATCATTATTGATGCCGATTTTAGAAAAATAATGGACCATCCCAATTCTTGTCTGGGTGTAAAAAAAGTGCACGATCCTAGATCGTTTGGGGTTGTAGAATTCAATATAGATGGAAGTGTTAGTCGGGTAGTTGAAAAACCTAAAATCCCGAAGTCAGATATGGCAATGGTTGGTTTTTATAAAATAAAAGAAGTCGATAGCCTGATTAACGCTTTGGAGTTTAATATTCAACACAACCTGCGGTCTAATGGGGAATTTCCTTTGACGGATGCACTCATGCGCATGATTGAAAAAGGCATTGTTTTTAGTGCCATTACCGTTGACAACTGGTTTAATTGTGGGAAAAAAGAAGTGTTGCTAGAAACGAATGCGATTCTTTTGGACCGAGAGGGCTATGCTTCGAATGATCTTCCTTCTTATGATAATGCGATCATTATCCACCCGGTTAGCATTGGGGAAGATTGTCAAATTTCAAATGCTATTATAGGGCCACATGCTACCATTGGTCATAATGCGGTCATCACCGACGCTATTATCAAAAATTCCATTATTGGCAACTTTGCCTTTATCAAAGAAGTGATCCTCCAAAAGTCAGTGGTGGGCAATGATACCGCTATTACTGGTCTCCGCCAAAGCCTAAATATTGGGGACAATACCGAAATTGACTTTAGTTCGCCAGAAGGATAA
- a CDS encoding T9SS type A sorting domain-containing protein, giving the protein MNKALLYVFFLFLSLSLNAQKKLLVTPSAIDQVIFDDLSDISKEFTLHVTLENKGDQPLNLIWRKSVLSQPLDWLTEISDKNNYYLPESNSNIDPDYNAEEAIYLAPGEVSDINFHIFPFGSAGDASYKMVFLDETDPNKIIAETSFDYSIQRPIMVGADKASLKLFPNPSTNYIELPYNTIVSQIDIYNTIGRKIQSFKAENGQQYDISTLPTGLYLVSLVNSQGSVIKTLRFFKRNFHP; this is encoded by the coding sequence ATGAATAAAGCCTTACTTTATGTTTTCTTTTTGTTTCTCTCTTTGAGCTTAAATGCCCAAAAGAAATTACTGGTGACCCCCAGTGCTATCGATCAGGTTATTTTTGATGACCTCTCAGATATTTCCAAGGAGTTTACCCTTCATGTTACCCTGGAGAACAAAGGAGATCAGCCACTGAACCTCATCTGGCGAAAATCAGTTCTTTCGCAACCGCTGGATTGGTTAACAGAAATTAGTGATAAAAACAATTACTATTTACCCGAATCCAACTCTAACATTGATCCGGACTATAATGCGGAAGAGGCTATTTATCTGGCACCAGGAGAAGTCTCCGACATTAATTTTCATATCTTCCCATTTGGAAGTGCCGGAGATGCCTCATACAAAATGGTGTTTTTAGATGAAACAGATCCCAACAAAATTATTGCAGAGACAAGTTTTGACTATTCGATTCAACGCCCCATCATGGTAGGCGCAGATAAGGCAAGTCTAAAATTATTTCCAAATCCATCTACCAATTACATTGAATTGCCTTACAATACGATCGTAAGTCAAATAGACATTTACAATACCATCGGGCGTAAAATACAAAGCTTTAAAGCCGAGAATGGCCAGCAATACGATATTTCCACCCTACCGACGGGGCTTTATCTCGTTAGTTTGGTAAATAGCCAAGGGAGTGTGATTAAAACCCTTCGTTTTTTCAAGCGAAACTTTCATCCCTAG
- a CDS encoding DUF4249 domain-containing protein — translation MKNIASLLSLVVSLIAVCALTNCNLDQPIDLQLPSYEKRIFVEAYLEVGRPFGILLTKSSSYFAPFNLAGNDLLNDLLENDARVIIRQGSKVYELKNKLSQDPFTGKFFNYFLNFPVPNNFIDSFELEITTAAGDLITSTAKLLRPVPIDSIIVEYNPEDKLKARVLTYFTDEPNEVNYYRRMLHQSALDSVAFQDFTTSDRVFEGAVVFGTRYAFEKGDTIINTLFHISEDYYNFLESVQGAIQANGNPFAQPSPIISNIKSDINAFGIFTTLNYDRKRTILR, via the coding sequence ATGAAAAACATAGCTTCTCTTTTATCGCTGGTTGTCAGTCTCATTGCCGTATGTGCACTAACCAACTGTAACCTCGACCAACCTATTGACCTGCAATTGCCTTCATATGAAAAACGGATATTTGTAGAGGCTTATTTGGAAGTGGGCCGTCCCTTTGGCATTTTATTGACAAAATCCTCTAGCTATTTTGCTCCTTTTAATTTGGCGGGCAATGATTTGCTGAATGATTTATTGGAAAATGATGCACGGGTCATCATTCGGCAAGGGAGCAAAGTGTATGAATTAAAAAACAAACTCAGTCAGGATCCTTTTACGGGTAAATTTTTTAACTATTTTCTTAATTTTCCCGTTCCAAATAATTTTATAGATTCCTTTGAATTAGAAATTACGACTGCCGCTGGCGATTTGATCACCAGTACGGCCAAATTGTTAAGGCCTGTACCCATTGATAGTATTATTGTAGAATATAATCCGGAGGATAAGCTCAAAGCAAGGGTATTGACTTATTTTACAGATGAGCCCAATGAGGTCAATTATTACCGTCGGATGTTACATCAAAGCGCTTTAGATAGCGTTGCTTTTCAGGACTTTACCACTTCTGATCGCGTCTTTGAAGGAGCGGTCGTCTTTGGTACTCGCTATGCTTTTGAAAAAGGTGACACGATTATTAATACCCTATTCCATATTTCGGAGGACTATTATAACTTTTTAGAAAGTGTCCAAGGCGCTATCCAAGCCAACGGCAATCCCTTTGCTCAGCCCAGCCCGATTATTTCTAATATTAAAAGTGATATTAATGCCTTTGGCATTTTCACTACGCTCAACTATGATAGGAAAAGAACGATTTTGAGATAG
- a CDS encoding putative sulfate exporter family transporter yields the protein MSKTNLLKREDYWAIWIGLFLLFFGLIVFFLNPPEKMDTIHKELSAQLALEEAKAPFQTMGWYKIFDQQQKIKGSSEPIGKFLLQLTNKPAGWKNNPLESFLMTANQAKAKQEKIAQQYQTALTAEETNKAAAIQAEQLAAESQYQDAAKNLAAETAIKSWRESLDTLKATKKKYDTKAFNLLPWLLVLAVVLGLLFATASWFMEISFWRFLGGFSFVFLIGTLSYFLGGQATMKTIGFGYAAWAIVIGLLISNTVGTPEWVKPALTTELYIKTGLVLLGAEILLGKILAIGLPGIFVAWVVTPIVLVSTFWFGQKILKISSKSLNITISADMSVCGVSAAVATAAASKASKEELTIAVGLSMIFTSVMMIVMPAVINALGLPEVLGGAWIGGTIDATGAVVAAGAFLGEKALNVAATIKMIQNMLIGVIAFGVAIYFATKEENNGETNIGWGEIWRRFPKFILGFMGASVLFSIIYAGIGPDKAYALIDQGVIGGFTKHIRDWLFCLAFVSIGLSINFKALKGHFTGGKPLILYLVGQSFNLALTLLMAYIMFYLVFPGVTAQI from the coding sequence ATGTCTAAAACCAACTTACTAAAACGAGAAGATTATTGGGCGATTTGGATCGGCCTTTTTTTGCTTTTCTTCGGCTTGATTGTTTTCTTCTTGAACCCTCCTGAAAAAATGGACACGATCCACAAGGAGTTAAGCGCCCAATTAGCATTAGAAGAAGCTAAGGCTCCATTCCAAACGATGGGATGGTATAAAATCTTTGACCAGCAACAAAAGATAAAGGGGAGTAGTGAACCCATCGGGAAATTCCTCCTACAGTTAACCAATAAACCAGCGGGATGGAAAAATAACCCGCTCGAATCTTTCCTGATGACGGCAAACCAAGCCAAGGCCAAGCAGGAAAAAATAGCCCAACAATACCAGACGGCCCTCACCGCTGAAGAAACCAACAAAGCCGCTGCTATCCAAGCCGAACAATTGGCGGCTGAAAGCCAATACCAAGATGCGGCCAAAAATTTGGCCGCAGAAACAGCCATCAAAAGTTGGCGAGAATCATTAGATACCCTAAAGGCTACTAAAAAGAAGTATGATACCAAAGCGTTTAATTTGCTTCCCTGGCTACTGGTTTTAGCTGTGGTATTAGGTCTTCTTTTTGCCACAGCAAGCTGGTTTATGGAAATCTCCTTCTGGCGTTTTTTAGGCGGATTTTCCTTTGTTTTCCTGATCGGTACCCTTTCCTATTTTTTAGGAGGACAGGCCACTATGAAAACCATTGGTTTTGGTTATGCAGCCTGGGCCATCGTAATCGGACTGCTCATCAGTAATACGGTAGGTACGCCAGAATGGGTAAAACCGGCGCTAACTACCGAATTATATATCAAAACGGGCCTTGTGCTTTTAGGTGCTGAAATTTTATTGGGTAAAATATTGGCCATTGGACTCCCAGGTATTTTTGTGGCTTGGGTGGTTACACCTATTGTATTAGTTAGTACTTTTTGGTTTGGACAAAAAATCCTGAAAATTTCTTCCAAGTCGCTAAACATTACGATATCTGCAGATATGTCCGTGTGTGGCGTATCCGCCGCGGTAGCCACCGCTGCCGCCAGCAAGGCCTCCAAAGAAGAACTAACGATAGCCGTGGGGCTCTCCATGATATTTACGTCCGTCATGATGATTGTAATGCCCGCGGTAATTAATGCCCTGGGGCTACCAGAGGTATTAGGAGGAGCCTGGATAGGTGGAACTATAGATGCTACGGGTGCCGTTGTCGCCGCAGGCGCTTTCCTTGGTGAAAAAGCCTTAAATGTAGCTGCTACTATAAAAATGATTCAAAATATGCTGATTGGCGTCATCGCCTTTGGCGTAGCCATTTACTTTGCGACAAAAGAGGAGAACAACGGTGAAACCAATATCGGATGGGGCGAAATATGGCGGCGTTTCCCCAAATTCATCTTAGGCTTTATGGGTGCATCCGTTCTTTTTTCTATTATCTATGCGGGTATTGGTCCAGACAAGGCTTATGCTTTGATCGACCAAGGTGTAATTGGAGGCTTTACCAAGCATATCAGAGATTGGTTGTTCTGCCTGGCTTTTGTCAGCATTGGTCTATCTATTAATTTCAAAGCCTTAAAGGGACATTTCACCGGAGGAAAACCGCTTATTTTATACCTGGTTGGACAAAGTTTCAACCTTGCTTTGACTTTATTAATGGCCTATATCATGTTTTATTTGGTATTCCCCGGTGTGACCGCACAGATTTAG
- a CDS encoding TonB-dependent receptor — protein MLKNIPLLFLFIFSSQLSWSQSSFALSGTIADSESGETLIGASVILQALDLGTTTNEYGFYSLSVPTGDSVTLEVSYVGFQPQVFKLRMIADMRLDIELSTGIQLAEVIVKAGTFEAQMRSTEMSVEVISTKEAKIIPVLLGESDILKAIQLKPGIPSGSEGTTGLFVRGGSNDQNLIVLDEAVVYNANHLFGFFSTFNTDAVKDLKIYKGGFPAQYAGRLSSVIDVKLKEGNNKKFAGSGGIGFIASRLTLEGPIQKNQSSFIVSGRRTYVDVFTRMINRANVGKEDFSPIPDYYFYDLNTKVNFHLGKKDRLFVSGYFGRDVFGFEGDFFDFDFDWGNATGSVRWNHVFNPKLFANTTFTYSDYQYHITNKLTGFNFQVSSNIQDANFKTDFYFNPSNQHTIRFGGNLTAHSFSVGRLKAGSDDGEISFSAGQMFNALEMGVYLSDDWEFSKKFKANMGLRWSGFEGEGQFYNALEPRLALRYQAAPRLSLKASYARMKQYLHLVANAGVTLPTDIWYPSTKKVKPQSSDQVALGLSYLLGRKYAMTTEVFYKKMKNQLEFVDAAEIFANDALENEFAIGEGRGYGLEYSIEKKEGLLSGWIGYTLSFVERGNFTVLDPDQYFAQQGFFSPVYDRRHDLSVVTLYELSKRLSFSATFVYGSGDLRWLPVGRWALQDVHGSGFESVVPDFQERNNYRLPPYHRLDVGLVLKFFRKWGESDLSLSIVNVYDRRNTFFIYFEPTFVEIGEGANSLKIPDKIEARQVSLFPILPSLTWNFKF, from the coding sequence ATGCTGAAGAATATACCACTACTCTTTTTATTCATTTTTAGTAGTCAACTAAGTTGGTCGCAGTCTAGCTTTGCCCTTAGTGGAACGATTGCAGACAGTGAGAGTGGAGAAACGTTGATAGGTGCAAGTGTCATCCTGCAAGCCCTGGATTTAGGGACGACAACCAATGAGTACGGTTTTTATTCCTTAAGTGTTCCAACGGGGGATTCCGTGACGCTAGAGGTAAGCTATGTAGGTTTTCAGCCACAGGTTTTTAAGTTGCGCATGATTGCCGACATGCGTTTAGACATAGAGCTTTCCACTGGTATACAATTAGCAGAAGTCATTGTAAAGGCGGGCACTTTCGAGGCACAAATGCGGTCAACGGAGATGAGTGTGGAGGTTATTTCAACCAAAGAAGCCAAGATTATTCCCGTTTTATTGGGCGAAAGTGATATTCTGAAGGCCATTCAATTGAAGCCTGGTATTCCCTCGGGCTCCGAAGGTACCACTGGTTTGTTTGTAAGAGGAGGAAGCAATGACCAAAACCTGATTGTACTGGACGAAGCAGTGGTGTACAATGCCAATCACCTTTTTGGTTTTTTTAGCACCTTTAATACGGATGCAGTTAAAGATTTAAAAATATATAAAGGTGGTTTTCCTGCTCAATATGCAGGACGACTCTCCTCGGTGATTGATGTCAAATTGAAAGAAGGCAATAATAAAAAATTTGCTGGCTCGGGCGGCATTGGCTTTATTGCCTCCCGTCTTACGCTGGAAGGGCCGATTCAGAAAAATCAGTCTTCTTTTATTGTTTCGGGCCGACGAACCTATGTCGATGTATTTACTCGGATGATTAACCGGGCGAATGTTGGGAAAGAAGATTTTAGCCCTATTCCCGACTATTATTTTTATGATTTGAATACCAAGGTTAATTTCCATCTGGGGAAAAAGGATCGCCTATTTGTCAGTGGCTATTTTGGTCGGGATGTTTTCGGCTTTGAAGGAGATTTTTTTGATTTTGACTTCGATTGGGGAAATGCAACGGGATCTGTTCGGTGGAACCACGTTTTCAACCCCAAATTGTTTGCCAATACCACCTTCACCTACTCAGATTACCAGTATCATATTACCAATAAACTTACTGGCTTCAATTTTCAGGTGAGCTCTAATATTCAGGATGCCAATTTTAAAACAGATTTTTACTTTAACCCCTCCAATCAGCACACCATCCGATTTGGTGGCAATTTGACGGCGCACAGTTTCAGCGTTGGCCGCCTAAAAGCGGGTAGTGACGATGGAGAGATTAGCTTTTCGGCAGGTCAAATGTTCAATGCACTGGAAATGGGTGTTTACTTATCGGATGATTGGGAATTTAGCAAAAAATTTAAGGCAAATATGGGCCTTAGATGGAGTGGATTTGAGGGTGAAGGGCAGTTTTATAATGCGCTTGAACCTCGTTTGGCTTTGCGCTACCAAGCTGCACCCCGTTTGTCATTGAAAGCCAGTTACGCTCGCATGAAACAATACCTGCACCTGGTAGCGAATGCTGGTGTTACCTTGCCTACGGATATTTGGTATCCATCAACAAAGAAGGTAAAGCCACAATCGAGTGATCAGGTGGCCCTTGGGCTTTCCTACTTGTTGGGACGAAAGTACGCTATGACGACTGAAGTTTTTTACAAAAAAATGAAGAACCAACTCGAATTTGTCGATGCGGCTGAAATTTTTGCGAATGATGCTCTGGAAAATGAATTTGCTATAGGAGAGGGAAGAGGGTATGGGTTGGAATATAGCATAGAGAAAAAAGAGGGTTTACTGAGTGGCTGGATTGGTTATACCCTTTCTTTCGTCGAACGGGGAAATTTCACCGTCCTTGACCCTGACCAATACTTTGCTCAACAAGGCTTTTTTTCACCAGTTTATGATCGAAGGCATGATCTCTCAGTAGTAACCCTATATGAATTGAGTAAGCGGCTTTCTTTCTCTGCAACTTTTGTGTATGGTTCAGGGGATTTACGTTGGTTGCCAGTTGGTCGCTGGGCGCTTCAAGACGTTCATGGCAGTGGGTTTGAATCCGTGGTGCCCGACTTTCAGGAACGCAACAACTACCGGCTTCCGCCCTATCACCGACTGGATGTTGGCCTGGTGCTCAAGTTTTTCCGAAAATGGGGAGAAAGTGACCTAAGCCTTAGTATTGTTAATGTTTACGATCGGAGGAATACTTTTTTTATATACTTTGAACCAACCTTCGTCGAAATAGGCGAGGGCGCGAATTCATTAAAAATCCCAGATAAGATCGAGGCACGGCAAGTATCTTTGTTTCCGATACTGCCTTCACTAACCTGGAATTTCAAATTTTAG
- a CDS encoding peroxiredoxin, with product MAVQIGDKAPAFTLYSSEKKEVSLADFEGKNVVLLFFPLAFTGVCTTELCSMRDNIADYEGLDAQILAISVDTLFTLDKFKAEQRLNFPLLSDYNKETAVAYDALYEEFVMGMKGVAKRSAFVIDKSGVIRYAEVLENAGELPNFEAVKATLSTLN from the coding sequence ATGGCTGTACAAATTGGAGACAAAGCTCCTGCTTTTACGCTTTATTCTTCTGAAAAAAAAGAAGTATCGCTAGCTGATTTTGAGGGAAAAAATGTAGTACTATTATTTTTTCCTTTAGCTTTCACAGGTGTATGCACGACAGAGCTCTGTAGTATGCGTGATAATATTGCAGATTATGAAGGGTTAGACGCGCAAATTTTGGCAATCTCTGTTGACACCTTGTTCACCTTAGATAAATTCAAAGCGGAACAAAGACTAAACTTCCCCTTATTATCCGACTATAATAAAGAAACGGCTGTAGCTTACGATGCCTTATACGAAGAATTTGTCATGGGGATGAAAGGCGTTGCCAAACGATCCGCTTTTGTTATTGATAAGTCAGGGGTTATTCGCTATGCTGAAGTGTTGGAAAATGCAGGTGAATTACCTAATTTTGAAGCAGTTAAGGCAACTTTATCAACACTCAACTAG
- a CDS encoding mechanosensitive ion channel, which translates to MNLSDLFSQEVFTLWGFSITLSALVFLCLTILAMLLTYNYIMRRWLPGYFGREEVNDEKQAKIKRNIKRSYLLLAAIVFLLIGGIDYPIFAYGASENSQSLYISTILEVLLIFQIAQLFDWIFSEVLVHRYVVYQKEGDKDKKEGEKLTASPPRQLVQPVMYILAVILVLDQLNIQYELFTAFGKSITITNLLVAFFILFTTRLLAWIVTQLALFSYYQKKEINLGTQYAINQLLKYVFYVFAILLSLEFMDIKLSIVLGGAAALLVGIGLGLQQTFNDLVCGIILLFERSVEVGDILEIDNMVGTVKSIGVRTSQVETLANITVIVPNSKLVGEMVINWSHFQNRVRYKVKVGVAYGSDTQLVKKVLLQVATAHPKTMKRPAPFVRFADFGDSSLDFELYFWSREMVAIDDVRSDMRFDIDRLFREHKIEIPFPQRDVWIRKTKE; encoded by the coding sequence ATGAATCTAAGTGATTTATTTAGCCAGGAGGTTTTTACCCTTTGGGGATTTAGTATCACTTTAAGTGCGCTTGTCTTTTTATGTTTGACGATACTTGCTATGCTACTGACCTATAATTACATCATGCGGCGATGGTTACCAGGTTATTTTGGGCGTGAGGAGGTAAATGATGAAAAGCAAGCGAAGATAAAAAGGAATATAAAGCGCTCCTATCTACTGCTCGCCGCTATTGTTTTTTTACTAATAGGCGGCATCGATTACCCGATTTTCGCTTATGGTGCCAGCGAAAATAGCCAATCCTTATACATTTCAACGATCCTTGAAGTACTGCTTATTTTTCAAATCGCTCAATTATTCGATTGGATTTTCTCAGAGGTGTTGGTTCATCGGTATGTTGTTTACCAAAAGGAAGGAGACAAGGACAAAAAAGAGGGCGAAAAACTTACTGCTAGTCCACCTAGGCAACTGGTACAGCCTGTCATGTACATTCTTGCCGTTATTTTAGTCCTCGACCAACTAAACATTCAGTATGAACTTTTTACGGCATTTGGGAAAAGTATAACGATCACCAATTTACTAGTTGCCTTTTTTATTTTATTTACCACGCGTTTGCTCGCCTGGATAGTTACCCAGCTAGCGCTGTTCAGCTATTACCAAAAAAAAGAAATCAACCTCGGTACCCAATACGCTATTAATCAACTGTTGAAGTACGTCTTTTATGTTTTCGCCATTTTATTGTCGCTTGAATTCATGGACATCAAGTTGTCGATCGTATTAGGTGGTGCTGCAGCATTGTTGGTAGGCATTGGCTTAGGGCTACAACAAACTTTTAACGACTTGGTATGTGGCATTATTTTACTATTTGAACGGAGTGTAGAAGTGGGCGATATCCTGGAAATAGATAATATGGTCGGCACCGTAAAAAGTATAGGGGTGCGGACCTCTCAGGTAGAAACCCTCGCCAATATTACGGTCATTGTTCCCAATTCTAAGTTGGTGGGAGAAATGGTCATCAATTGGAGTCATTTTCAAAACAGGGTAAGGTACAAAGTCAAAGTCGGTGTTGCTTATGGCTCCGATACTCAATTGGTCAAGAAAGTCCTGTTGCAGGTTGCTACTGCACATCCAAAAACGATGAAAAGGCCAGCTCCTTTTGTTCGCTTCGCCGATTTTGGCGATTCTTCACTCGATTTTGAGCTGTATTTTTGGTCAAGGGAAATGGTTGCCATCGATGATGTAAGAAGTGACATGCGCTTTGATATTGATCGCTTGTTCAGGGAACATAAAATTGAAATCCCATTTCCACAACGAGATGTTTGGATCAGAAAAACAAAGGAATGA